Proteins encoded in a region of the Rutidosis leptorrhynchoides isolate AG116_Rl617_1_P2 chromosome 9, CSIRO_AGI_Rlap_v1, whole genome shotgun sequence genome:
- the LOC139868170 gene encoding uncharacterized protein, with protein MNKEFKIATWNIRGMSSLDKQFEVKNLINDEVLSMCIVLETHLKNNNISQACANAFNKWEWHSNISHSPNSCRIVVGWDENKVHVMILNCTKQVIFYLVEVVSTGDKIYCFFVYACNKGKDKVVVWKDLQMPKSITYKKPWFIMGDFNVTRYLNEHSSGSSMMTEDMKEFNACINDIEIEDINSSGFHFTWTKSLKNPRCRTLKKLDRIMINDEVMNSIPQAHGVFLPYIISDHSHAILCIPNFMVCKPKSFRFMNFTADKEAFQPIVEKGWSTQHVGCAMFFLIMKLKGLKKDLKDLTWVNGDIIKRVKELKEKLKDMQAKIDVDAHDVSIRAQATQILNDYETAKHDAFLILQQKTKIKWLSEGDKNTKYFHKVLKCRKQKAKVESIFNENDTRFYGDEVADQFVTHFQNFLGKTDSVKPIDELGNIFSVTLEANEANAMIIEVSNAEIKNAIFDIDGDKAAGPDGYSFQFLKKV; from the coding sequence ATGAATAAAGAATTCAAAATAGCAACTTGGAATATTAGAGGTATGAGTTCTTTGGATAAACAATTTGAAGTTAAGAATTTAATAAATGATGAAGTCTTAAGTATGTGTATAGTCTTAGAAAcacatttaaaaaataataatattagtcaggCTTGTGCTAATGCTTTCAATAAATGGGAGTGGCACTCCAATATTAGTCATAGCCCTAATAGTTGTAGAATAGTGGTAGGATGGGATGAAAATAAAGTGCATGTTATGATTCTCAACTGCACAAAACAAGTTATTTTCTACTTGGTGGAAGTTGTAAGCACGGGAGACAAAATTTATTGCTTTTTTGTGTATGCATGCAATAAAGGAAAGGATAAAGTTGTTGTGTGGAAAGATCTTCAGATGCCGAAGTCTATTACATATAAGAAGCCATGGTTTATAATGGGAGACTTTAATGTTACTAGATACTTGAATGAACACTCATCTGGAAGTTCTATGATGACTGAAGATATGAAGGAATTTAATGCCTGTATTAATGACATTGAGATTGAAGATATCAACAGCTCTGGGTTCCATTTCACTTGGACTAAATCTTTGAAAAATCCAAGATGTCGAACATTGAAAAAACTTGATAGGATTATGATCAATGACGAGGTTATGAATTCTATTCCTCAAGCTCATGGTGTGTTTCTCCCTTATATCATTTCTGATCATAGCCATGCCATTCTATGTATTccaaatttcatggtttgcaaacctaaatcttttagatttatgaACTTTACTGCTGACAAAGAGGCTTTTCAACCTATTGTTGAAAAGGGTTGGAGTACTCAACATGTTGGTTGTGCTATGTTCTTTCTGATTATGAAGCTTAAAGGGCTGAAAAAGGATCTTAAAGATTTAACCTGGGTGAATGGTGACATTATTAAAAGGGTTAAAGAGCTTAAGGAAAAGCTGAAAGATATGCAAGCTAAGATTGATGTTGACGCTCATGATGTTAGTATTAGAGCTCAGGCCACTCAAATCCTCAATGATTATGAAACCGCAAAGCATGATGCATTTCTAATTCTGCAGCaaaaaacaaaaattaaatggcTAAGTGAAGGTGATAAGAATACTAAGTACTTTCATAAAGTACTCAAGTGCAGAAAACAGAAGGCTAAAGTGGAAAGCATCTTCAATGAAAATGACACTAGATTCTATGGTGATGAGGTTGCAGATCAATTTGTCACGCATTTTCAAAATTTTCTGGGGAAAACAGATTCTGTTAAACCTATTGATGAGTTGGGAAATATTTTTTCTGTCACTCTTGAAGCCAATGAAGCTAATGCTATGATTATAGAGGTGTCTAATGCAGAGATTAAAAATGCAATTTTTGATATTGATGGAGACAAAGCAGCAGGTCCTGATGGTTACTCATTTCAGTTTTTAAAAAAAGTCTGA
- the LOC139868171 gene encoding uncharacterized protein — MAGWDSPISDHKSGRNKSLTKEEIANFWRLKKIEEEELFFLKASYRHSKKDKTTVYDGSETLPLSLQEEENTEPLIKKHGWWISSKWAFLNEPPKSSWKGSYNYVAQFHIAHKQIDNYNLQIAIEGISV; from the exons ATGGCGGGTTGGGATTCACCTATTAGTGATCATAAATCTG GGAGGAATAAGTCTTTGACGAAAGAAGAGATCGctaatttttggagattaaagaagATCGAAGAGGAAGAACTTTTCTTTCTTAAAGCTTCTTATAGACACTCGAAAAAAGATAAG ACTACTGTGTATGATGGGAGTGAGACTCTTCCTCTAAGTCTACAAGAGGAAGAGAATACGGAGCCACTTATCAAGAAACATGGATG GTGGATTAGTAGCAAGTGGGCTTTTTTAAATGAACCACCAAAGAGTTCATGGAAAGGGTCATATAATTATGTTGCGCAATTTCACATTGCCCATAAACAAATCGACAACTATAATCTTCAAATCGCTATTGAAGGCATTTCTGTTTAG